The following proteins are encoded in a genomic region of Nicotiana sylvestris chromosome 4, ASM39365v2, whole genome shotgun sequence:
- the LOC104217183 gene encoding long chain acyl-CoA synthetase 9, chloroplastic, whose protein sequence is MGPYVAGVLVPLVVTILLQNRRRRKKRGLPVDVGGEPGYAIRNRRFSAPVETAWEGITTLAELFEYSCKKYYHKKLLGSRKLLSREMEISADGRSFEKLHLGEYKWLSYGQTFEIVCNFSSGLAQLGHKREERVAIFADTCEEWLIALQSCFRRNVTVVTIYASLGEEALCYSLNQTEVTTVICGQKELKKLVDISGQLDTVKRVICMDEIPSSALVAAGSNWTLTTFSDVEKLGRENPVDPDLPLAADIAVIMYTSGSTGLPKGVMMTHRSVLATASAVLTIVPGLGSKDVYLAYLPLAHILELAAETIVPGIGGSIGYGSPLTLTDTSSKIKKGTKGDASVLRPTVMAAVPAILDRVRDGVRKKVDAAGGLSKKLFDLAYSRRQSAVNGNWFGAWGLEKQFWNLLVFKKVQAILGGRIRFILSGGAPLSGDTQRFINICLGAPIGQGYGLTETCAGGTFSDYDDTSVGRVGPPLPCSYIKLIDWAEGGYLTSDSPMPRGEIVIGGPNVTVGYFKNEEKSKEVYKVDERGMSWFYTGDIGQFHADGCLEIIDRKKDIVKLQHGEYVSLGKVEAALSISPYVDNIMLHANPFHSYCVAIVVAAQAAVEGWAKKHGIDFGDFPELCQNEETVKEVYASLVKAAKAACLEKFEIPAKIKLLAEAWTPESGLVTAALKLKRDVIRKAFSDELAQLYSS, encoded by the exons ATGGGGCCTTATGTTGCTGGTGTTCTTGTTCCTCTAGTTGTAACTATTCTCCTTCAGAATAGAAGAAGGCGGAAAAAGCGAGGCTTGCCTGTTGATGTTGGTGGTGAACCTGGCTATGCTATCCGAAACCGCCGGTTTAGTGCACCGGTAGAAACAGCGTGGGAAGGAATCACAACGCTGGCCGAGCTTTTTGAGTATTCATGCAAGAAGTACTATCACAAGAAGTTACTAGGAAGTCGGAAACTGCTTTCCAGAGAGATGGAAATATCTGCGGATGGAAGGTCATTTGAGAAACTTCACTTGGGTGAGTATAAGTGGTTGAGTTATGGTCAGACATTTGAGATTGTGTGCAACTTCTCCTCCGGTTTGGCACAACTTGGCCACAAAAGAGAAGAACGTGTGGCCATCTTTGCTGATACATGTGAAGAATGGTTAATTGCATTACAG AGTTGCTTCAGACGCAATGTGACAGTGGTTACTATTTATGCATCCCTTGGTGAAGAGGCCCTCTGTTACTCATTAAATCAG ACAGAGGTTACTACTGTCATTTGCGGGCAAAAGGAACTAAAGAAACTTGTAGACATTAGTGGACAACTTGATACTGTCAAACGTGTGATATGCATGGATGAGATTCCATCAAGTGCCTTGGTTGCCGCAGGGAGCAACTGGACATTGACTACTTTTTCTGATGTGGAGAAGCTTGGCCGAGAAAACCCTGTTGACCCAGATTTACCTCTTGCAGCTGATATTGCTGTGATCATGTATACCAGCGGAAGTACTGGCCTGCCCAAG GGTGTGATGATGACACACAGGAGCGTTCTAGCTACAGCTTCTGCTGTTCTGACAATTGTACCCGGTCTTGGAAGCAAAGATGTTTACTTAGCATACCTACCGCTTGCTCATATTCTCGAACTTGCAGCAGAG ACCATAGTACCTGGGATTGGTGGTTCTATAGGATATGGCTCTCCTCTGACTCTTACTGATACTTCAAGTAAGATAAAGAAAGGAACTAAaggagatgcctctgtgttaagGCCAACAGTGATGGCAGCTGTCCCAGCAATTCTTGATCGGGTTCGAGATGGCGTGCGCAAAAAG GTAGATGCTGCAGGCGGATTATCAAAAAAGCTGTTTGATTTGGCATATTCTCGCAGACAGTCTGCAGTTAATGGTAATTGGTTTGGAGCTTGGGGCTTAGAAAAACAATTCTGGAACTTATTAGTGTTTAAGAAGGTTCAAGCAATTCTGGGCGGCCGTATCCGTTTTATCCTGTCAGGAGGAGCTCCCCTCTCTGGAGATACTCAGAGATTTATCAACATATGCCTTGG TGCTCCAATAGGCCAAGGTTATGGTCTTACTGAAACCTGTGCTGGTGGAACATTCAGTGATTATGATGATACTTCTGTCGGACGTGTTGGTCCTCCACTCCCCTGCTCATACATCAAG TTGATAGATTGGGCTGAGGGTGGATATCTAACAAGTGATTCCCCAATGCCTCGAGGTGAGATTGTTATTGGTGGACCAAATGTTACCGTCGGATATTTCAAAAATGAGGAGAAGTCGAAAGAAGTATACAAG GTTGACGAGAGAGGAATGAGTTGGTTCTACACGGGTGACATAGGGCAGTTTCATGCAGACGGTTGCCTTGAGATAATTGACCGTAAAAAGGACATTGTTAAACTTCAGCACGGAgaatatgtttccttgggaaag GTTGAGGCTGCTCTTAGTATCAGTCCCTATGTCGACAATATAATGTTGCATGCCAATCCTTTCCACAGTTATTGTGTAGCTATAGTGGTTGCCGCTCAGGCTGCTGTGGAAGGCTGGGCTAAGAAGCACGGTATTGACTTTGGCGATTTCCCAGAGTTATGTCAGAATGAAGAAACTGTCAAGGAAGTATATGCTTCCTTAGTGAAG GCAGCGAAGGCTGCTTGTTTGGAAAAGTTTGAGATCCCAGCGAAGATCAAGCTGCTTGCGGAAGCATGGACTCCAGAATCAGGCCTTGTTACTGCAGCTTTGAAGCTCAAGAGGGATGTCATTAGGAAGGCCTTCTCAGATGAACTAGCTCAATTATATTCCTCATGA